One genomic segment of Bacteroides caccae includes these proteins:
- a CDS encoding FecR family protein, which produces MSYKSELIRKLFSDRLKKDELKDLSEIDMIERKMKVQWEEQNPIAENSERVDPEIGDYIWAKIVKEYKVRSKRKSIRQFYYPLAVACVALVAVLGGWLFYVNSDFFVKEEFAEVVATRNMLYQLPDSSEVWMYPNSSIRFAKNFNKDRRVWLEGSSMFHVRKQHGNTFKVYIDKAFIEVKGTRFLVDKKEAGNNEITLFNGCVEFNVEATGKQIVMKPMEKIFYNSVNAEIGIRKIENIEWQDGKFKFDAMPLNRLISIINQMYHANIVYEGKDETSPFSGTIRQEEALDDIILKICFLMNLKEERVGNTIIIRN; this is translated from the coding sequence ATGAGTTATAAAAGTGAATTAATTAGAAAATTATTTTCAGACAGACTGAAAAAAGACGAATTAAAGGATCTGTCCGAAATAGATATGATAGAGCGCAAAATGAAAGTGCAATGGGAGGAACAAAATCCGATAGCGGAAAACTCGGAAAGAGTAGATCCGGAAATCGGAGATTATATTTGGGCTAAAATAGTCAAAGAATATAAAGTACGTTCGAAACGTAAGTCAATTCGACAGTTCTATTATCCGTTGGCAGTAGCCTGTGTGGCTTTAGTCGCAGTTTTGGGAGGTTGGCTTTTTTATGTGAATAGTGATTTCTTCGTTAAAGAAGAATTTGCTGAGGTAGTAGCCACCCGAAATATGTTGTATCAGTTGCCCGATAGTTCTGAAGTATGGATGTATCCGAATAGTTCCATTCGTTTTGCCAAGAACTTCAATAAAGACAGAAGAGTATGGTTGGAGGGTAGTTCCATGTTCCATGTACGTAAGCAGCATGGGAACACCTTCAAAGTTTATATTGATAAAGCCTTTATCGAAGTAAAAGGTACCCGGTTTCTAGTAGATAAAAAAGAAGCGGGAAATAATGAGATTACGCTGTTCAACGGTTGTGTTGAGTTTAATGTAGAGGCGACCGGCAAACAGATAGTAATGAAGCCCATGGAAAAGATTTTTTATAACTCAGTTAATGCGGAAATAGGAATACGGAAGATTGAAAATATAGAATGGCAGGATGGTAAATTCAAGTTTGACGCTATGCCGCTTAACCGCCTCATTTCTATCATTAATCAGATGTATCATGCTAATATAGTGTATGAAGGTAAGGACGAAACTTCTCCGTTCAGTGGTACCATTCGTCAGGAGGAAGCGTTGGATGATATTATTCTCAAAATCTGTTTCCTTATGAATTTGAAAGAAGAAAGAGTAGGTAACACAATCATTATCAGAAATTGA
- a CDS encoding SusC/RagA family TonB-linked outer membrane protein, with protein sequence MKKCIFLYRQRYLSYLVLLLLLWPTVMLAAQGDIQIKGKFSLKEAIRYIEETSDYTFFYKDSDLKDTSKKDISCKGTIDEVLKELFAGSNVNFIINGKEVVFKVSSPVSVAQQQKKRTITGIIVDSETKEPIIGASVWLKNSSAGAVTNLDGKYSITVEGVGGVLEFTYVGMKKQEIVIGDQKVINVVLAPDTEVLDEVVVVGYGNQKKESVVGAISTLDISHLKVPGSSISNVLAGQLSGVVAVTRSGEPGKNSAADFYIRGVSSFKGTSTPLVLVDGIERDLDLVDTDDIASFSILKDASASAVYGVRGANGVILITTKKGKEGKPSINVRTEFGFTSPTKRPEMVNSAEWAELYNEAFQTQYYSPEDIRRYRENSDPDLFPNVNWFDTLFDDMAESERVNLNISGGGDIVRYYVAGSFYNENSIYKNAGNIYGYNSSLRYNKFNFRANIDLNVTPSTVLNLNLANIYEKSFGPGYGDDDKSIWSYTFMTSPNAFPSEYSDGVISGPSTDSGANPWNMLAHSGYREQFWNSAQSLIGITQDIGKLWEPLQGLTANIKFSWDAWNTTLQRRSKSVTWYHARGRNADGSLRYDDNNEDGIWDPVHQGDEQLSYAIGRDGTMTRYLEGSLNYNRLFNEKHRVGALFLYNQKIHTKTQAGDSSSSLPYKNQGIAGRVTYAFKDTYFAEVNVGYNGSENFARGHRFGFFPAVAAGWMVSHEKWFEPFTKTVDMLKLKGSYGKVGNDDIGGQRRWVYESTIVNSSDSWYYGKNGNDGGQGIRIGEVENLNASWEEALKLNVGVEFSLFNKVKVQADYFREERTGIFLQRAGLPAIVGLSTTPYVNVGETLNQGFDGTIEYSQKIGQVFVTARGNLTYTRNKLLNNDEPDWAYKYQNRIGKPFGQGGSMQPFGLVALGLFQNQEEIDNSPKQSFGEYRVGDIKYQDINGDGVIDNQDQIAIGYTNLPEIVYGFGATAQWKNWDVNIFFQGVGRTSFSLNGSSIRTPFSAGNMERAAINKDLYGNVWMSTNTPEQNANVIYPRMSNGSGGAGASNNSQSSTWWLRSGSFMRLKNFEIGYTLPKSLTGKTFIKSLRFYMSGNNLLTFSNFKLWDPEKGSSDGSGYPLNKIFTVGFNANF encoded by the coding sequence ATGAAAAAATGTATTTTTTTGTATCGACAGCGGTATTTGAGCTATCTCGTATTACTCTTATTATTATGGCCAACTGTGATGTTAGCAGCACAAGGGGATATCCAGATAAAGGGAAAGTTCTCTCTCAAGGAGGCTATCCGGTATATAGAAGAAACGAGTGATTATACTTTCTTTTATAAAGATAGTGACTTGAAAGATACTTCGAAAAAGGATATTAGCTGTAAAGGTACAATTGATGAAGTATTGAAAGAATTGTTTGCAGGAAGTAATGTAAATTTTATTATTAATGGTAAAGAGGTTGTTTTCAAGGTTAGTAGTCCGGTAAGTGTTGCACAGCAGCAAAAGAAGCGCACGATAACGGGAATTATTGTTGATTCGGAAACTAAGGAACCGATTATCGGGGCCAGTGTATGGTTGAAGAATAGTTCGGCCGGTGCTGTTACCAATCTGGATGGAAAATATTCAATTACTGTTGAAGGAGTTGGTGGTGTACTCGAATTTACCTATGTAGGTATGAAGAAGCAGGAAATTGTGATTGGGGATCAGAAAGTGATTAATGTAGTGCTGGCCCCTGATACGGAGGTATTGGATGAAGTAGTGGTTGTAGGGTATGGCAATCAGAAAAAAGAAAGTGTTGTGGGGGCTATTTCTACGTTGGATATTTCCCACTTGAAAGTTCCGGGTTCATCTATTTCAAACGTTCTGGCCGGACAGTTGTCTGGTGTAGTGGCTGTTACACGTTCAGGAGAGCCGGGTAAAAATAGTGCAGCCGATTTTTATATCCGTGGTGTCTCCTCTTTTAAAGGAACTTCCACTCCGTTGGTGTTGGTAGATGGCATCGAACGTGACTTGGACCTTGTTGACACGGATGATATTGCTTCTTTCTCTATTCTCAAAGATGCTTCTGCATCAGCTGTGTATGGTGTACGTGGAGCAAACGGGGTAATTCTGATTACAACGAAAAAAGGAAAGGAAGGTAAACCGTCTATTAATGTACGTACGGAGTTTGGTTTTACCAGTCCGACGAAAAGACCCGAAATGGTAAACTCGGCAGAATGGGCTGAGTTGTACAATGAGGCTTTCCAAACTCAATATTATTCTCCTGAGGATATTCGTAGATATAGGGAAAATTCAGATCCCGACCTGTTTCCAAACGTAAATTGGTTTGATACATTGTTCGATGATATGGCAGAAAGCGAACGTGTGAACCTGAATATAAGCGGAGGAGGTGATATTGTGAGATATTACGTGGCCGGTTCTTTCTATAATGAAAATTCTATTTATAAGAATGCGGGTAATATTTATGGATATAATTCTTCTTTGCGTTACAACAAATTTAATTTCCGTGCTAATATAGACTTGAACGTAACTCCGAGTACGGTTTTGAATTTGAATTTGGCAAATATTTATGAGAAATCATTTGGCCCGGGCTATGGAGATGATGATAAAAGTATCTGGTCTTATACTTTTATGACTAGTCCCAATGCTTTCCCGTCTGAATATTCGGATGGAGTTATATCCGGTCCGTCTACCGATTCGGGTGCGAACCCATGGAATATGCTGGCACATTCCGGTTATCGTGAACAATTCTGGAATTCTGCACAATCTTTGATTGGAATTACTCAGGATATTGGTAAGTTGTGGGAACCTTTGCAAGGATTGACTGCAAATATCAAGTTCTCTTGGGATGCTTGGAATACAACTCTTCAACGCCGCAGCAAATCGGTAACTTGGTATCATGCGCGTGGAAGAAATGCTGACGGAAGCCTCAGATATGATGATAACAATGAAGACGGTATTTGGGATCCTGTACATCAGGGAGACGAACAACTCAGCTATGCTATTGGTCGGGACGGAACAATGACCCGTTATCTGGAAGGTTCGTTGAACTATAATCGTTTGTTTAATGAAAAGCATAGAGTAGGCGCTTTGTTCCTTTACAATCAGAAGATTCACACCAAAACACAGGCAGGCGACAGTAGTTCTTCACTTCCCTATAAGAATCAGGGTATTGCGGGACGTGTAACATACGCGTTCAAAGATACATATTTTGCAGAAGTAAATGTTGGATACAACGGCTCTGAGAATTTTGCACGCGGCCACCGTTTCGGATTTTTCCCTGCAGTAGCTGCCGGTTGGATGGTATCTCATGAGAAATGGTTCGAACCGTTTACTAAAACAGTGGATATGTTGAAACTGAAAGGATCTTACGGTAAAGTTGGTAATGACGATATTGGTGGACAAAGACGCTGGGTGTATGAATCTACAATTGTGAATAGCAGTGATTCATGGTATTATGGCAAGAACGGAAATGATGGCGGACAGGGTATTCGTATCGGTGAAGTGGAAAATCTGAATGCATCCTGGGAAGAAGCGTTGAAGTTGAATGTAGGCGTAGAATTCTCTTTATTTAATAAAGTAAAAGTACAAGCAGATTATTTCCGTGAAGAGAGAACGGGTATTTTCCTGCAACGTGCCGGACTTCCGGCTATCGTGGGACTTTCTACCACTCCTTATGTCAATGTGGGAGAAACTCTTAACCAGGGATTTGATGGTACGATTGAATATTCGCAGAAGATTGGGCAGGTGTTTGTTACAGCTCGCGGTAACCTGACTTATACACGTAATAAACTTCTGAATAATGATGAACCCGACTGGGCATATAAATATCAGAACCGTATAGGTAAACCTTTCGGACAGGGAGGTAGCATGCAACCTTTCGGATTGGTTGCTTTGGGATTATTCCAGAACCAGGAAGAAATTGATAATAGTCCGAAACAGTCGTTCGGTGAATATCGTGTTGGTGATATTAAATATCAGGATATCAATGGTGATGGAGTTATTGACAATCAGGATCAGATAGCAATCGGATATACAAATCTTCCGGAAATAGTTTATGGATTTGGGGCAACGGCTCAATGGAAAAACTGGGATGTTAATATCTTTTTCCAAGGCGTGGGGCGTACCAGTTTTTCTCTGAATGGTTCTTCTATCCGTACTCCTTTTTCTGCTGGTAATATGGAACGTGCGGCTATTAATAAGGATTTGTATGGAAATGTATGGATGTCAACAAACACACCCGAGCAGAATGCAAATGTTATATATCCCCGTATGAGTAATGGTAGCGGTGGTGCAGGTGCTTCTAACAACTCACAGAGTTCTACCTGGTGGTTGCGCAGTGGAAGTTTCATGCGTCTGAAGAATTTTGAGATAGGTTATACCCTTCCGAAGTCACTGACTGGAAAAACCTTTATCAAATCCTTGCGGTTCTATATGTCTGGCAATAATCTGCTGACATTCAGCAATTTTAAACTGTGGGATCCTGAAAAAGGTAGCAGTGATGGTTCCGGTTATCCGTTGAACAAGATATTTACAGTCGGTTTTAATGCTAACTTCTAA
- a CDS encoding RagB/SusD family nutrient uptake outer membrane protein, translating to MKKSWNKTIYILAATCGLLFSSCNDFLDRQEDEKLTFDKIWESRNTIRQYWLTTMSFLPNENISNHVDNDPYIGAADEFSVAWDRDYRKINFGSWNANNVPYDRFAKYYKGIRECNIFLQNVDRSSDPILTKQQIEEWKVQTRFARAYYYFLLMRDYGPVFLIGDELLDFSASTEELYRPRNTWEQCVDYVTEEMTTCAENQYMYKQSEMPDSYYGLASKGTCYAVISRLKLYSARDLYNGNKLYKDVKNPVMSDFPELSGVNLFPQDYNANKWLEAAQAAHKVFEDGSYTLYRSANDDPYENYYGIIHETWNSELIWTDRYCSLQAWGSGTVPTSVGGTAYGSIGPTQQQVDAYAMNNGRYPILGYEQDGTPVIDPQSGYSKDEFEKSTWTYPCKGWSVASNYSIEAPNMYKNREPRFYVSVFFGGNYWLHGQGGKTMTSFAKGANGNKSHDYPKSGYLVNKCYDHMLNSANGSWGNVTFPLFRLGEIYLNFIEAVLECKKYGVALTNGYEQEAMDKWDDLRKRSGMEPIMDIYPNATTEELIELCRKERRVELAFERQRYFDTRTWMIAEQTDNGPMYGMDTTCPLEEGMNANETPDGFWKRTVFETRVFKSNHYLYPFSQRELDRNKILTQNYGW from the coding sequence ATGAAAAAATCTTGGAATAAAACTATTTATATATTGGCTGCTACGTGTGGCTTGCTCTTTTCCTCTTGCAACGATTTTCTGGACAGACAGGAGGATGAAAAGCTTACTTTTGATAAAATTTGGGAATCAAGGAATACAATCAGACAGTATTGGTTGACTACTATGTCATTCCTACCCAACGAAAATATTAGCAATCATGTGGATAATGATCCTTATATCGGAGCTGCTGATGAATTCTCCGTAGCTTGGGACCGTGATTATCGTAAAATTAATTTTGGTTCATGGAATGCAAACAATGTTCCTTATGACCGGTTTGCCAAATATTACAAGGGAATCCGTGAGTGCAATATATTCTTGCAAAATGTGGATCGTTCTTCCGACCCTATTTTGACGAAACAACAAATTGAAGAGTGGAAAGTACAGACCCGCTTTGCGAGAGCGTATTATTACTTCTTGCTGATGCGTGATTACGGACCCGTATTTTTGATAGGCGATGAATTGTTAGATTTTTCGGCTTCAACCGAAGAATTGTATCGTCCGCGTAACACTTGGGAACAATGTGTCGATTATGTGACGGAAGAAATGACAACTTGTGCTGAAAACCAATATATGTACAAACAGTCTGAAATGCCGGATTCATATTACGGGCTTGCTTCAAAAGGAACTTGTTATGCTGTTATTTCCCGTTTGAAACTATATTCTGCACGCGATTTGTATAATGGTAATAAGTTATATAAAGATGTGAAAAATCCGGTTATGTCCGATTTTCCCGAACTGTCGGGTGTGAATCTCTTTCCACAGGATTATAATGCTAATAAATGGTTAGAGGCTGCACAAGCTGCTCATAAAGTATTTGAGGACGGAAGCTATACTTTATACCGTTCGGCAAATGATGACCCGTATGAAAACTATTATGGTATCATCCATGAGACATGGAACAGTGAATTGATTTGGACAGATAGATATTGTAGTCTTCAAGCTTGGGGTTCGGGTACGGTGCCTACTAGTGTAGGCGGTACGGCTTATGGTTCTATCGGCCCTACTCAGCAACAAGTAGATGCGTATGCTATGAATAACGGACGTTATCCTATTTTAGGTTATGAGCAAGATGGTACTCCTGTTATTGATCCACAATCAGGATATAGTAAAGATGAGTTTGAAAAGTCAACCTGGACATATCCTTGTAAGGGTTGGTCGGTAGCATCCAATTATTCAATTGAAGCCCCTAATATGTATAAAAATCGTGAGCCTCGTTTTTACGTTTCTGTATTTTTCGGTGGAAACTACTGGTTGCACGGACAAGGTGGTAAGACGATGACTTCTTTCGCTAAAGGAGCTAATGGAAATAAATCTCACGACTATCCGAAGAGTGGATATTTGGTAAATAAATGCTATGACCATATGCTGAATTCCGCAAATGGTTCATGGGGAAATGTTACTTTCCCGCTATTCCGTTTAGGAGAGATATATCTGAACTTTATAGAGGCAGTACTTGAGTGTAAAAAGTATGGAGTTGCTCTTACCAATGGATATGAGCAGGAAGCAATGGACAAATGGGATGATTTGCGTAAACGTTCCGGTATGGAGCCGATTATGGATATTTATCCGAATGCGACAACTGAGGAATTGATAGAGTTGTGTCGTAAAGAAAGAAGAGTGGAATTGGCTTTTGAAAGACAACGTTATTTTGATACACGTACCTGGATGATTGCCGAACAGACTGATAACGGACCAATGTATGGTATGGATACTACTTGTCCGCTAGAAGAAGGAATGAATGCAAATGAAACTCCGGACGGATTCTGGAAACGTACTGTATTCGAAACACGCGTATTCAAAAGCAATCATTATCTATATCCGTTCTCACAAAGAGAACTGGACAGAAATAAGATTCTGACTCAGAACTATGGATGGTAA
- a CDS encoding DUF1735 domain-containing protein, with translation MKKQLLYFSMVGMLLTMNACDDDGKTEFLDDYSTIMYFTNSGIQNVECLKVGEPTTYNIAVYKAGSDLSATSDATVTLMNEAELQEYNLANDTHYKMLPADCYQSTQKKDFQFESSELVHTFPVTFDSDKIDALDKNSEYALPFSLSSTQTVNEEKKVLLLHPEVTTPTISFQNVDFEQVTVTESDPAKVVLERIITVPFQNNWEFDCEIGIDETAVGQYNEENGRDYSLLPETAYTYDKIVTFKPGINSMTIKVTIDRSELDNGNYLLPLKLKKCTHPRFEIQAEKSLLLIGYCYALPNIPLNLSMLTANATVEGDGTGLTGLFDGVGDGKHYHSNYSGSVIDPIYGHYIQIHFKESIQTLLFEYWTRSNTNNGTPLRIELFTSNDGIQWHKLTVIEKGLPTTQSTKYQSGFFKADEPFTYLRWCVTKGPNGEMAKQGDKGYFNLDDLIIYGQ, from the coding sequence ATGAAGAAACAATTATTATATTTTTCAATGGTAGGTATGTTGTTGACTATGAATGCCTGCGATGATGATGGAAAAACTGAATTCTTGGATGATTATTCTACAATCATGTATTTTACAAATAGTGGGATACAAAATGTAGAATGTCTGAAAGTGGGTGAGCCTACTACTTATAATATAGCCGTCTATAAAGCCGGAAGTGATCTGTCGGCTACATCGGACGCTACTGTGACATTAATGAATGAAGCAGAGTTGCAGGAATACAATCTTGCAAATGATACTCATTACAAAATGCTACCGGCAGACTGTTATCAGTCAACTCAGAAGAAAGATTTTCAATTCGAATCTTCTGAGCTGGTTCATACATTTCCTGTAACTTTTGATTCGGATAAGATTGACGCATTGGATAAAAATAGCGAGTATGCATTGCCGTTTAGTCTGTCGTCTACTCAGACGGTGAATGAGGAGAAGAAGGTATTATTGCTTCATCCGGAAGTCACTACCCCTACAATCTCTTTCCAGAATGTGGATTTTGAGCAAGTAACGGTTACTGAGAGTGATCCTGCGAAAGTAGTACTTGAAAGAATCATCACTGTCCCGTTCCAGAATAATTGGGAGTTTGATTGTGAGATAGGTATTGATGAAACTGCGGTAGGTCAATATAATGAAGAGAACGGAAGAGATTACAGTCTTCTGCCGGAAACTGCATATACGTATGATAAGATTGTAACTTTTAAACCGGGTATCAACAGTATGACGATAAAGGTTACTATTGACCGTTCAGAATTAGATAATGGCAATTATCTGCTACCTTTGAAACTCAAGAAGTGTACGCATCCCCGTTTTGAAATTCAGGCGGAGAAAAGTCTTCTATTGATAGGCTATTGTTATGCTCTACCAAACATTCCTCTGAATTTGAGCATGCTGACTGCCAATGCGACTGTTGAGGGAGATGGTACGGGATTGACGGGGCTGTTCGATGGAGTTGGTGACGGCAAACATTATCATAGCAATTATAGTGGTTCTGTTATTGACCCTATTTACGGGCACTATATCCAGATTCATTTTAAAGAATCCATTCAAACATTGTTGTTTGAATACTGGACACGTTCAAATACTAATAATGGAACTCCGTTGAGAATTGAATTGTTCACAAGTAACGATGGGATTCAGTGGCACAAATTGACAGTCATTGAAAAGGGTTTGCCGACAACACAGAGTACTAAATATCAATCGGGATTCTTCAAAGCTGACGAACCATTTACTTATTTGCGCTGGTGTGTGACTAAAGGTCCGAATGGAGAAATGGCAAAACAAGGAGATAAAGGCTATTTCAATCTTGACGACTTGATTATCTACGGACAATAA
- a CDS encoding M60 family metallopeptidase produces the protein MKNIFAILLLCSTIVCCACGSEDEKEMITPVLEVGSKNVYVGESAVTREISITSNVEWSASVASEGQAWCHVDLQSDRLLIHIDENTEKDVRKTSIQIAASQLKETIQVAQLGWGKAILVSPKSIKVLPIGEEFSFEVTANIEYNVEIEEGCNWIHVVPKTRSTHEMVTNTFVYKADLNATEYRETTIWVKDKDENSEIESGSLTVTQEKMKDNYESTGIEGIKEDIKVQVIRGEANKAQSISEGIEKTFDGDMNTIYHSPYNDNKVTEESPAILTYYFDEGADMDYLVYYPRTDGGANGRFKEVEIRVRSNANTYGTDEWTTVIKKNLGGSSSAARIDFPMSQIGVSAVQIVVNSGIGDFASCAEMEFYKKNPDPFDYSVLFTDASCSELKPGVTEEDIQNCNYSFFKNIAYYMYRQKYPREFRIAEFKAYPHPDIQKAINKTSAYSLLDNPTGIYVAQGQELVVLVADAHNEDMGICIQNLDKPGGDGFGGDTYPLTTGVNKIKVKNKGLVYVIYHTTSLEELAGKQPVKIHFASGKVNGYFDSNKHEASRWSELLNNTVCGYFDVLGTYAHLTFPVNRLRNSTGNRGKELIDLYDEIVEKEQIFMGLKKYGGMFMNRMYLNVMYHNFMYASDYHTAYHDDTMDELCNPDRLKTTGCWGPAHEIGHCNQTRPGLKWHGLTEVTNNIMSQYIQTTVWGNTSRLQSEGWYTKAWDEIIAKRRAHAQETDFFMKLVPFWQLELYWGKVKGFTPKESNGWDGFYPQIYEHIRKNPDLPTAGEQQLEFVYICCLKAEKDLTGFFRKWGFLTPVDVTVDDYGDGKIIVTQKQIDEILAKIDLLGFEKETAAFEYITDDNLNYFIENKPVQAGTSSKEGGAITLNNWKNVVAYEVENENGELVYVVNALERPYGFTVPSWKDSYKVYAVSAAQGRIEVTFNK, from the coding sequence ATGAAAAATATATTCGCTATTCTTTTATTATGTTCCACTATCGTATGTTGTGCGTGTGGTAGTGAAGACGAGAAGGAGATGATTACTCCGGTATTGGAAGTGGGAAGTAAAAATGTATATGTCGGTGAGAGCGCTGTGACCAGGGAGATTTCTATAACCTCCAATGTGGAATGGTCCGCTTCTGTGGCTTCCGAAGGTCAAGCTTGGTGCCACGTTGATTTGCAGTCGGACCGGCTTTTGATTCATATTGATGAAAACACGGAAAAGGATGTTCGAAAAACCTCTATTCAGATAGCTGCTTCTCAGTTGAAAGAAACCATTCAAGTGGCACAACTAGGCTGGGGAAAAGCTATTCTGGTATCACCGAAAAGTATAAAAGTACTTCCGATAGGAGAGGAATTCTCTTTCGAAGTAACTGCTAATATAGAATATAATGTTGAAATAGAAGAAGGGTGCAACTGGATACATGTAGTACCTAAAACCCGTTCTACTCACGAAATGGTGACAAATACATTTGTTTATAAAGCTGATTTGAACGCGACTGAATATCGTGAGACTACTATTTGGGTGAAAGATAAGGATGAGAACTCAGAAATTGAATCAGGTTCGCTGACAGTTACTCAGGAGAAAATGAAAGATAATTATGAGTCTACCGGCATTGAGGGGATTAAAGAGGATATCAAGGTACAGGTTATACGTGGTGAGGCCAATAAAGCACAATCTATCAGTGAAGGAATTGAAAAAACGTTCGATGGGGATATGAACACAATCTACCATTCTCCATATAATGATAATAAAGTGACGGAAGAGTCGCCTGCAATATTAACTTATTATTTTGATGAAGGTGCTGATATGGATTATTTAGTGTATTATCCTCGTACAGATGGCGGTGCTAACGGTCGGTTTAAGGAAGTGGAGATTCGCGTGCGTTCTAATGCCAATACCTATGGAACCGATGAGTGGACTACTGTTATCAAGAAAAATCTCGGTGGTTCTTCCAGTGCCGCTCGTATTGATTTTCCGATGTCTCAGATTGGAGTATCTGCTGTGCAGATTGTGGTTAACTCGGGTATAGGAGATTTTGCCTCATGCGCAGAAATGGAGTTTTATAAAAAGAATCCCGATCCTTTTGACTATTCAGTATTGTTTACTGACGCTAGTTGTAGTGAACTCAAGCCGGGTGTCACTGAAGAAGATATTCAAAACTGCAATTACTCATTTTTCAAGAACATAGCTTATTATATGTATCGTCAGAAGTATCCCCGGGAATTTCGTATAGCTGAGTTTAAGGCTTATCCTCATCCGGATATACAGAAAGCAATTAATAAGACCAGTGCTTATAGTCTGCTTGATAATCCGACAGGCATTTACGTCGCACAGGGACAAGAACTCGTTGTATTAGTGGCCGATGCGCATAATGAGGACATGGGTATATGTATACAGAATCTGGATAAACCGGGGGGAGACGGATTTGGAGGAGATACTTATCCGTTGACGACAGGAGTCAATAAGATAAAAGTGAAAAACAAAGGACTTGTGTATGTGATATATCATACTACGTCTTTAGAAGAACTGGCAGGCAAGCAACCGGTGAAAATTCATTTTGCTTCGGGTAAAGTAAACGGATATTTTGATAGCAATAAACATGAAGCCTCCCGTTGGTCGGAATTATTGAACAATACGGTATGTGGCTATTTTGATGTATTGGGGACTTATGCGCATCTGACTTTTCCGGTAAATCGTCTGCGTAATTCTACCGGAAACAGGGGCAAGGAACTGATTGATTTATATGATGAGATTGTAGAAAAGGAGCAGATATTTATGGGACTGAAGAAATATGGCGGTATGTTTATGAATCGTATGTATTTGAATGTAATGTATCATAATTTTATGTATGCCAGCGATTATCACACAGCTTATCATGATGATACGATGGATGAACTGTGTAATCCTGACAGACTGAAAACAACCGGCTGTTGGGGACCTGCTCATGAAATAGGACATTGTAACCAGACACGTCCGGGACTGAAATGGCATGGTCTTACTGAGGTGACAAATAATATTATGTCTCAATATATTCAAACAACTGTTTGGGGCAATACTTCGCGTTTGCAATCGGAAGGCTGGTACACAAAAGCTTGGGATGAGATTATAGCGAAAAGGCGTGCTCATGCTCAAGAAACAGATTTCTTCATGAAACTGGTTCCTTTTTGGCAGTTGGAACTTTACTGGGGAAAAGTGAAAGGGTTTACTCCAAAAGAAAGTAATGGTTGGGATGGATTCTATCCACAGATTTATGAGCACATCCGGAAAAACCCTGATTTGCCGACAGCGGGAGAACAGCAACTGGAGTTTGTATATATCTGTTGCTTAAAAGCCGAGAAAGACTTAACCGGATTTTTTAGAAAATGGGGATTTCTGACTCCGGTAGACGTAACAGTAGATGACTACGGGGATGGTAAAATTATTGTGACTCAGAAACAGATTGATGAAATACTTGCGAAAATAGATTTGTTAGGTTTTGAAAAGGAAACAGCTGCTTTTGAGTATATTACAGACGATAACCTGAATTATTTTATTGAAAATAAACCGGTGCAGGCAGGTACATCTTCCAAAGAGGGTGGTGCGATTACATTGAACAACTGGAAAAATGTTGTTGCTTATGAAGTTGAAAATGAAAATGGTGAACTTGTTTATGTCGTGAATGCATTAGAACGTCCTTATGGGTTTACAGTTCCCTCCTGGAAAGATTCTTATAAAGTATATGCCGTATCTGCTGCTCAAGGGCGTATAGAGGTTACATTTAATAAATGA